A window of Streptomyces armeniacus contains these coding sequences:
- a CDS encoding glycoside hydrolase family 2 protein encodes MTPSALPLDGGWQLRGCLGDTWRWLCGPGRPAGEPGWADARVPGSVLDDVHRAGLVPDPYAGTGSLAAEWVPQRTWLYRRTVTAPPLPAGTRALLRFDGVDHEATVLVDGVEVARHTGMFTPFEADVTEWFADGGSRLLAVAVHPAPPNEPQVGRTDRVRVHKSRMTYGWDFCPRMIHQGIWRPVTLEFAGPLRLDGSRTRVGALPDEDGRTGRVRVRAAVEAGAPGTVRARVHAPYGGERDPYGGEGDPYGRPVVARGEAPVAAGATHAELELTVEEPRLWWPNGHGEQPLYAVEITIEDADGRTAGAPVRRETGFRRVRLVPNPGAPDGALSYTPEVNGRRVHVKGWNWVPQDACHGVPRPDRLEHLLRLAADAHVTLLRVWGGGLIETEEFYGLCDRLGLLVWQEFALSSSGIDSVPAADPEYVALMEREARVLVPALRHHPSLAVWGPGNELHDTAEARPLAEDGAPVIAALAAVVAELDPDRGWLPGSPSGPAFLNRADIVAADPDAQHDVHGPWEHQGHGAQQRLYDAGTCLLHSEFGAEGMANRRTWEAVVPPGSRRPTGRDNPVMEHLGAWWNNTPLVRAAFGGETGETGETGGGGRTAPGGRLDDPDTVRRASQQLQYDGLRYAVEANLRRAPRTSGAIPWQFNEPFPNAWCTSAVDHRGDPKPAYHGVRRAYRPQHVCARFATQTWGSTPERELFTVELWSWRQGVTRDDGATVTARIVRTDGAPYAEVTFAAGAPYGQGPATSVPAARAGEWHAELPRPADGVFLLELTLRGPDGQPLAGNRYVHTTTPDLAPLLDLPEARVEAAAAPDTAAVRLRHTGGPAALGLYLTDARPVGAPGWAAFGDNMLDLLPGETAHVPVDWRAAPCEGRRVRLEGWNTRARELG; translated from the coding sequence ATGACGCCGAGTGCCCTCCCGCTCGACGGCGGCTGGCAGCTGCGCGGCTGTCTCGGGGACACCTGGCGCTGGCTGTGCGGGCCCGGCCGGCCGGCCGGCGAACCGGGCTGGGCCGACGCGCGCGTGCCCGGCTCGGTGCTGGACGACGTGCACCGCGCCGGGCTGGTGCCCGACCCGTACGCGGGCACCGGCTCGCTGGCCGCCGAGTGGGTGCCGCAGCGCACCTGGCTCTACCGCCGGACGGTCACCGCGCCGCCGCTGCCCGCGGGGACGCGCGCGCTGCTGCGCTTCGACGGCGTCGACCACGAGGCCACCGTCCTCGTCGACGGCGTCGAAGTGGCCCGGCACACCGGGATGTTCACGCCGTTCGAGGCCGACGTCACGGAGTGGTTCGCGGACGGCGGCAGCCGGCTGCTGGCCGTAGCCGTCCACCCGGCGCCGCCCAACGAGCCGCAGGTCGGCCGCACCGACCGGGTGCGGGTGCACAAGAGCCGCATGACGTACGGCTGGGACTTCTGCCCCCGCATGATCCACCAGGGCATCTGGCGGCCCGTCACCCTGGAGTTCGCCGGGCCGCTGCGGCTCGACGGGAGCCGTACGCGGGTGGGCGCGCTGCCGGACGAGGACGGCCGTACGGGGCGGGTACGCGTACGGGCCGCCGTGGAGGCGGGCGCGCCGGGCACCGTACGGGCGCGGGTGCACGCACCGTACGGTGGTGAACGCGACCCGTACGGAGGCGAGGGCGACCCGTATGGACGCCCCGTCGTCGCACGCGGCGAGGCGCCCGTGGCGGCCGGTGCCACGCACGCGGAGCTGGAGCTGACCGTCGAGGAGCCCCGGCTGTGGTGGCCGAACGGGCACGGCGAACAGCCCCTGTACGCGGTCGAGATCACCATCGAGGACGCGGACGGACGGACCGCCGGCGCCCCCGTGCGCAGGGAGACCGGTTTCCGCCGCGTACGGCTGGTGCCCAACCCCGGTGCCCCGGACGGCGCGCTGTCGTACACCCCGGAGGTCAACGGCCGCCGCGTCCACGTGAAGGGCTGGAACTGGGTGCCGCAGGACGCCTGTCACGGCGTGCCGCGCCCCGACCGCCTGGAGCATCTGCTGCGGCTGGCCGCCGACGCGCACGTCACGCTGCTGCGGGTGTGGGGCGGCGGACTGATCGAGACCGAGGAGTTCTACGGCCTCTGCGACCGGCTGGGGCTGCTGGTGTGGCAGGAGTTCGCGCTGTCCAGCTCCGGCATCGACAGCGTGCCGGCCGCCGACCCCGAGTACGTGGCGCTGATGGAACGCGAGGCGCGCGTCCTCGTACCCGCCCTGCGGCACCACCCCTCGCTCGCCGTCTGGGGCCCCGGCAACGAACTGCACGACACGGCCGAGGCCCGCCCGCTGGCCGAGGACGGCGCGCCGGTGATCGCCGCGCTGGCGGCCGTCGTCGCCGAACTCGACCCGGACCGCGGCTGGCTGCCCGGCTCGCCGTCCGGGCCCGCGTTCCTGAACCGCGCCGACATCGTCGCCGCCGACCCGGACGCGCAGCACGACGTGCACGGCCCCTGGGAGCACCAGGGGCACGGCGCGCAGCAGCGGCTGTACGACGCCGGAACCTGCCTGCTGCACAGCGAGTTCGGCGCGGAGGGCATGGCCAACCGGCGTACGTGGGAGGCCGTCGTACCGCCAGGAAGCCGCCGCCCGACCGGACGCGACAACCCCGTCATGGAGCACCTCGGCGCCTGGTGGAACAACACGCCGCTGGTCCGCGCCGCCTTCGGCGGTGAGACCGGTGAGACCGGTGAGACCGGTGGGGGCGGCCGTACGGCACCCGGCGGCCGGCTCGACGACCCCGACACGGTGCGGCGCGCCAGCCAGCAACTCCAGTACGACGGGCTGCGGTACGCCGTGGAGGCGAACCTGCGGCGGGCACCGCGTACGAGCGGGGCGATCCCGTGGCAGTTCAACGAGCCGTTCCCGAACGCCTGGTGCACCAGCGCCGTCGACCACCGCGGCGATCCGAAGCCCGCCTACCACGGGGTGCGGCGCGCGTACCGGCCGCAGCACGTGTGCGCCCGGTTCGCCACCCAGACATGGGGCAGCACACCGGAACGAGAGCTGTTCACCGTCGAACTGTGGTCCTGGCGGCAGGGGGTGACCCGCGACGACGGCGCCACGGTCACCGCGCGGATCGTCCGCACCGACGGCGCGCCGTACGCGGAGGTCACCTTCGCGGCGGGCGCCCCGTACGGGCAGGGCCCGGCCACCTCCGTACCGGCGGCGCGCGCGGGGGAGTGGCACGCCGAACTGCCCCGGCCCGCCGACGGCGTGTTCCTCCTCGAACTCACCCTGCGCGGCCCGGACGGGCAGCCGCTGGCCGGCAACCGCTACGTCCACACCACCACCCCCGACCTCGCCCCGCTCCTGGACCTGCCCGAGGCCCGCGTCGAGGCCGCCGCCGCACCGGACACGGCCGCCGTACGGCTCCGGCACACCGGCGGACCGGCGGCGCTCGGCCTTTACCTCACCGACGCGCGGCCGGTCGGCGCGCCCGGCTGGGCCGCGTTCGGCGACAACATGCTCGACCTGCTGCCCGGTGAGACCGCGCACGTCCCCGTCGACTGGCGCGCGGCACCGTGCGAGGGCCGCCGCGTACGGCTGGAAGGATGGAACACCCGTGCCCGAGAACTCGGCTGA
- a CDS encoding alpha-mannosidase has product MTSQNPSSRGRTLHLVGNAHIDPVWLWRWPEGLQEVRATFRSAADRLEEYPDAVFTCDSVMYLEWIERHDPELFDTIRKRVGEGRWQIVGGWWIEPDCNVPSGESFVRQALYGQRYLIDRFGAAATIGCNLDPFGHNAMLPQLLRKSGLEGYVFLRPGPHEQALPGQFFHWEAPDGSRVLAYRLPHEYCSPGQDIGGHLDKALAIMPPDQPELMVFYGVGNHGGGPTRANLDSVRRLDALGGLPKLALSHPEAYHARIRDRDDIPVHVGELQHHGPGCYSAHSGVKAWNRRAENELQRAEKWAAVAGAVAGESYPHREFAEAWKLVLFNQFHDILAGTSIRSAYDDARDDYGRARSLAADVFNRSVQAVARRIDIPLREDTVPLVVFNPHPWELHTDVEAEFGRAAVSRLTDDEGEAVPLQQVRSEATMNGSRGRVAFRAAVPPLGHRVYHLESGAAPAADSGPVSVTETSAGHTLENEHLRLTVDPRTGWLGSLYDKDAGAELLPPDPAPHAVVIDDQSDTWGHRVRAYDRVAGVFRCRRVRVTEHGPVRVAVRVESTYERSTLTEELLLSAGSRQVEVRTTVDWHEQLKLLKLRFPTALTDVTATHEIPYGHLERTPDGTEEPAQGWVDVTGTLPGGRRAGLAVANDGKYGHDVTGGEIGVTALRSPAYAWHEPKQLDPDGVYDYLDQGRQDFRLLLLPHEGEQGRTAGLARRAAELNQPPFALLETFHEGPLAQRAAHADDGGGSVLVTVLKGDEDGAGDLVVRAYESAGEPTTARIALPAYGGRVIESAFGAHEIKTFRVPRDTQLPVVETDLLEREPESAGSAGGASDSDESAGAEGDGGA; this is encoded by the coding sequence ATGACCAGCCAGAACCCCAGCTCGCGCGGCCGCACCCTGCACCTCGTCGGCAACGCCCACATAGACCCCGTCTGGCTGTGGCGCTGGCCGGAGGGGCTGCAGGAGGTGCGCGCCACGTTCCGGTCCGCGGCCGACCGCCTGGAGGAGTACCCCGACGCCGTGTTCACCTGCGACTCCGTGATGTACCTGGAGTGGATCGAACGGCACGACCCGGAGCTGTTCGACACCATCCGCAAGCGCGTCGGCGAGGGCCGCTGGCAGATCGTCGGCGGCTGGTGGATCGAGCCGGACTGCAACGTGCCGTCCGGAGAGTCGTTCGTACGGCAGGCGCTGTACGGCCAGCGGTACCTGATCGACCGGTTCGGGGCCGCCGCCACCATCGGCTGCAACCTCGACCCGTTCGGGCACAACGCCATGCTGCCGCAGCTGCTGCGCAAGTCCGGCCTGGAGGGCTACGTCTTCCTGCGCCCCGGGCCGCACGAGCAGGCGCTGCCCGGCCAGTTCTTCCACTGGGAGGCGCCGGACGGCTCGCGTGTGCTCGCGTACCGGCTGCCGCACGAGTACTGCAGCCCCGGCCAGGACATCGGCGGCCACCTCGACAAGGCGCTCGCCATCATGCCGCCGGACCAGCCGGAGCTGATGGTGTTCTACGGCGTCGGCAACCACGGCGGCGGCCCCACCCGCGCCAACCTGGACAGCGTCCGGCGGCTCGACGCGCTCGGCGGCCTGCCGAAGCTCGCGCTCAGCCACCCGGAGGCGTACCACGCGCGCATCCGCGACCGCGACGACATCCCCGTACACGTGGGCGAACTCCAGCACCACGGCCCCGGCTGCTACTCCGCGCACTCCGGCGTCAAGGCGTGGAACCGCCGCGCCGAGAACGAGCTCCAGCGTGCCGAGAAGTGGGCGGCGGTCGCCGGGGCGGTCGCGGGGGAGAGCTACCCGCACCGGGAGTTCGCCGAGGCGTGGAAGCTGGTGCTGTTCAACCAGTTCCACGACATCCTCGCGGGCACCTCCATCCGTTCCGCGTACGACGACGCCCGCGACGACTACGGCCGCGCCCGCTCGCTGGCCGCCGACGTGTTCAACCGCTCGGTGCAGGCCGTCGCCCGCCGTATCGACATCCCGCTGCGCGAGGACACGGTGCCGCTGGTGGTGTTCAACCCGCACCCGTGGGAGCTGCACACGGACGTCGAGGCCGAGTTCGGCCGCGCGGCCGTCTCCCGGCTCACCGACGACGAGGGAGAGGCGGTGCCGCTGCAGCAGGTCCGTTCGGAGGCCACGATGAACGGCAGCCGCGGGCGGGTCGCGTTCCGCGCCGCCGTGCCGCCGCTCGGCCACCGCGTCTACCACCTGGAGTCCGGCGCCGCGCCCGCGGCGGACTCGGGCCCCGTCTCGGTGACGGAGACGAGCGCCGGACACACGCTGGAGAACGAGCACCTGCGGCTCACCGTCGACCCGCGCACCGGCTGGCTCGGCTCCCTGTACGACAAGGACGCCGGCGCCGAACTCCTCCCGCCCGACCCCGCGCCGCACGCCGTCGTCATCGACGACCAGTCCGACACCTGGGGCCACCGCGTCCGCGCCTACGACCGGGTCGCCGGAGTCTTCCGGTGCCGCAGGGTGCGCGTCACCGAACACGGCCCCGTACGGGTCGCGGTGCGCGTCGAGAGCACCTACGAGCGGTCCACGCTCACCGAGGAACTCCTGCTGTCCGCCGGCTCCCGGCAGGTCGAGGTGCGGACGACCGTCGACTGGCACGAGCAGCTGAAGCTGCTCAAGCTCCGCTTCCCCACGGCGCTCACGGACGTCACCGCCACGCACGAGATCCCGTACGGGCATCTGGAGCGCACCCCCGACGGCACCGAGGAGCCCGCGCAGGGCTGGGTCGACGTCACCGGCACCCTGCCCGGCGGGCGGCGCGCCGGGCTGGCGGTGGCCAACGACGGCAAGTACGGGCACGACGTGACCGGCGGCGAGATCGGCGTCACCGCGCTGCGCAGCCCCGCGTACGCCTGGCACGAGCCGAAGCAACTCGACCCCGACGGCGTCTACGACTACCTCGACCAGGGCCGCCAGGACTTCCGGCTGCTGCTGCTCCCGCACGAGGGGGAGCAGGGGCGTACGGCAGGGCTGGCGCGCCGTGCGGCGGAGCTGAACCAGCCGCCGTTCGCGCTCCTGGAGACGTTCCACGAGGGGCCGTTGGCGCAGCGGGCCGCGCACGCGGACGACGGCGGCGGCAGCGTCCTCGTCACCGTGCTGAAGGGCGACGAGGACGGCGCCGGGGACCTGGTGGTGCGCGCGTACGAGTCGGCGGGTGAGCCGACGACGGCGCGGATCGCGCTGCCCGCGTACGGGGGGCGGGTGATCGAGAGCGCCTTCGGCGCGCACGAGATCAAGACGTTCCGGGTGCCGCGCGACACGCAACTGCCCGTCGTGGAGACGGATCTGCTGGAACGCGAACCCGAGTCCGCCGGGTCCGCGGGCGGAGCCTCCGACAGCGACGAGAGCGCGGGCGCCGAGGGGGACGGCGGGGCATGA
- a CDS encoding D-sedoheptulose-7-phosphate isomerase, translated as MHDALTRQLADHLDAAEGTRALLPALDRVARDLIDVYARDGRLYTFGNGGSAADAQHLAAELIGRYLRERRPLAAVSLTTDPSVVSCIANDYDFDELFARQVRALARPGDMVIGFTTSGRSPNVVQGLAAARAAGAVTVLFGGGEQGGRPAAEHADHAVIVPATATARIQEMHLLLLHLLSERVDAWAAATDGTTGATADGTTGAPPRTTDTAPGTDGTDISPRADGTGHDCQETSV; from the coding sequence ATGCACGACGCCCTCACACGACAGCTCGCCGACCACCTCGACGCGGCGGAAGGCACCAGAGCGCTGCTGCCCGCGCTGGACCGGGTGGCACGCGACCTCATCGACGTGTACGCGCGCGACGGCCGCCTCTACACCTTCGGCAACGGCGGCAGCGCCGCCGACGCCCAGCACCTCGCCGCCGAACTGATCGGCCGCTACCTCCGCGAGCGCCGCCCGCTGGCAGCCGTCTCCCTCACCACCGACCCTTCGGTGGTGAGCTGTATCGCGAACGACTACGACTTCGACGAGCTGTTCGCCCGCCAGGTGCGGGCGCTGGCCCGCCCCGGCGACATGGTCATCGGCTTCACCACGTCGGGCCGCTCGCCCAACGTCGTACAGGGCCTCGCCGCGGCGCGCGCCGCGGGCGCGGTCACCGTGCTGTTCGGCGGCGGCGAGCAGGGCGGACGGCCCGCGGCGGAGCACGCCGACCACGCGGTGATCGTCCCCGCGACGGCCACCGCCCGCATCCAGGAGATGCACCTGCTGCTGCTCCACCTGCTCAGCGAGCGCGTCGACGCCTGGGCGGCCGCGACCGACGGCACGACCGGCGCCACGGCCGACGGCACGACCGGCGCTCCGCCCCGTACGACCGACACCGCGCCCGGCACCGACGGGACGGACATCAGCCCCCGGGCCGACGGGACCGGGCACGACTGCCAGGAGACCTCCGTATGA
- a CDS encoding ROK family protein, translated as MTHHRTTGEAEPGEAGPSPAGQAVLALDIGGTKLAAGVVAADGRALSFATCPTRVEDGTAAALRRLFELGDKALADAGTAAGALLGTGIGCGGPLDSAAGVLIRPPHLPGWVDVPIVRLARDHFGLPTVLDNDGTAGAAGEWRFGAGRGCRHVLYLTVSTGIGGGLVLDGRTFRGGAGNGGEPGHVTVRSDGRPCKGCGRTGCLEAYASGTAIAERATEAVEAARARGTATALAAYEHLTAAEVAAAARQGDPVATQVWADTVDALGNGLTSLVNLFEPELVVLGGGVTRAGDRLLEPVRRLVAAQAMGPAARAVRIVRASGGDRAGVLGAAAIALERLAPDSALAPDGTPAPVPGTAPPGPEPPEPAAP; from the coding sequence ATGACGCACCACCGCACCACTGGGGAGGCCGAGCCCGGGGAGGCCGGGCCCTCGCCGGCCGGGCAGGCCGTACTCGCCCTGGACATCGGCGGCACCAAGCTGGCCGCCGGGGTGGTGGCGGCGGACGGCCGTGCGCTGTCCTTCGCCACCTGCCCCACCCGGGTCGAGGACGGTACGGCCGCCGCGCTCAGGCGGCTGTTCGAGCTGGGCGACAAGGCACTGGCCGACGCGGGGACCGCGGCCGGCGCGCTCCTCGGCACCGGCATCGGCTGCGGCGGCCCGCTGGACTCCGCCGCCGGCGTGCTGATCCGGCCGCCCCACCTGCCGGGCTGGGTGGACGTGCCCATCGTCCGGCTCGCCCGCGACCACTTCGGCCTGCCGACCGTGCTGGACAACGACGGCACGGCCGGCGCCGCCGGCGAGTGGCGCTTCGGCGCCGGCCGCGGCTGCCGCCACGTGCTGTATCTGACGGTGTCCACCGGCATCGGCGGCGGCCTCGTCCTCGACGGCCGCACCTTCCGCGGCGGCGCGGGCAACGGAGGCGAGCCCGGGCACGTCACCGTCCGCTCGGACGGCAGGCCCTGCAAGGGCTGCGGCCGTACGGGCTGCCTCGAGGCGTACGCCTCCGGCACCGCCATCGCCGAACGCGCCACCGAGGCCGTCGAAGCGGCACGCGCACGGGGTACGGCCACCGCGCTCGCCGCGTACGAACACCTCACCGCCGCCGAGGTCGCCGCCGCCGCACGGCAGGGCGACCCGGTGGCCACGCAGGTGTGGGCCGACACTGTGGACGCGCTCGGCAACGGCCTCACCTCCCTCGTCAACCTCTTCGAACCGGAGCTGGTGGTCCTCGGCGGCGGCGTCACCCGGGCGGGGGACCGGCTGCTGGAGCCCGTACGGCGGCTGGTCGCCGCGCAGGCCATGGGCCCGGCGGCACGGGCCGTACGCATCGTGCGGGCGTCCGGCGGCGACCGGGCGGGCGTGCTCGGCGCGGCGGCCATAGCGCTGGAACGGCTCGCCCCGGACTCCGCGCTCGCGCCGGACGGCACGCCCGCGCCCGTGCCGGGGACCGCACCGCCCGGACCGGAGCCGCCCGAACCGGCCGCCCCCTGA
- a CDS encoding carbohydrate ABC transporter permease, whose product MTGLTTLPPGGSEQAADDAATTAVRPPRHGARKRPGILGRPLRLLALTGASVIFIYPFLWLISASLKPSERVFDNELIPDTWQFENYTRIWDEVQLLTWLGNSAAVTLAAATAVTISSSVVAFGFAYFRFPGRNALFGLVIATMMLPAVVTMVPQYLIWNWLHLASSQIPLWAPNLFGSAFYIFLLRQFFLGLPRELFEAARLDGASYWAMFWRIAVPLCRPALVVTFVFEVQAAWTDLVRPLIYLRDPDLYTVPRGLKAVLDQFGEGGEMRWEIVCAASVVVTLPMILVFFLGQRYFVSGIATTGRKG is encoded by the coding sequence ATGACCGGCCTCACCACCCTCCCTCCGGGCGGCAGCGAGCAGGCCGCGGACGACGCCGCCACCACCGCCGTACGGCCGCCGCGCCACGGTGCGCGGAAGCGGCCCGGGATACTCGGCCGGCCGCTGCGGCTGCTCGCGCTCACCGGCGCCTCCGTGATCTTCATCTACCCGTTCCTGTGGCTGATCAGCGCGTCGCTGAAGCCGTCCGAGCGCGTCTTCGACAACGAACTGATCCCGGACACCTGGCAGTTCGAGAACTACACGCGGATCTGGGACGAGGTGCAGCTGCTCACCTGGCTGGGCAACAGCGCCGCGGTGACGCTGGCCGCCGCGACCGCCGTGACGATCAGCAGCTCCGTGGTGGCGTTCGGCTTCGCGTACTTCCGATTCCCGGGCCGCAACGCGCTGTTCGGCCTGGTGATCGCCACGATGATGCTGCCCGCGGTGGTCACGATGGTGCCGCAGTACCTGATCTGGAACTGGCTGCATCTGGCCAGCAGCCAGATCCCGCTGTGGGCGCCCAACCTGTTCGGCAGCGCCTTCTACATCTTCCTGCTCCGGCAGTTCTTCCTCGGGCTGCCGCGGGAGCTGTTCGAGGCGGCCCGGCTGGACGGCGCCAGCTACTGGGCCATGTTCTGGCGGATCGCCGTACCACTGTGCCGCCCCGCCCTCGTCGTCACCTTCGTCTTCGAGGTGCAGGCGGCGTGGACCGACCTGGTACGGCCGCTGATCTACCTCCGCGATCCCGATCTGTACACCGTGCCGCGCGGACTCAAGGCGGTGCTCGACCAGTTCGGGGAGGGAGGCGAGATGCGCTGGGAGATCGTGTGCGCGGCCAGCGTCGTGGTCACCCTGCCGATGATCCTCGTCTTCTTCCTCGGCCAGCGGTACTTCGTCTCCGGTATCGCCACGACAGGACGGAAGGGTTGA
- a CDS encoding carbohydrate ABC transporter permease, whose amino-acid sequence MSTRSATPPAPAPTPAPTPVPAPESPAAERRARVRRWRASWRRHDTRAAYLFISPWIFGFVVLTAGPMIASLVLSFTNYDGIGPTKGVGMENYRQLFEDPQVATSLMNTLLFSAMRVPLSMALALALAMLLLRVGRAAGFFRTVFYLPVMTPSVAVGILFLLLFNGNMGLINNVLGFFGVSGPSWTTDGTWVKPGLVLTTLWALGGTVVIYLAALRNVPQDLYEAAELDGASRWKAFRHVTLPQISGALFFTLIVNTIASLQTFTEAYTAFFGTSNAQTYSHEAALFYVVYLFQQAFQFMHMGYASALSWLLFLVILVITIIQVKVSKRFVYYEGDTR is encoded by the coding sequence ATGAGCACCCGATCCGCCACGCCGCCGGCCCCCGCACCGACGCCCGCACCGACGCCCGTACCGGCGCCGGAGTCGCCCGCCGCCGAGCGCCGCGCGCGCGTACGGCGCTGGCGCGCCTCGTGGCGGCGGCACGACACCCGCGCCGCCTACCTGTTCATCTCGCCCTGGATCTTCGGGTTCGTGGTCCTCACCGCGGGCCCGATGATCGCCAGCCTCGTCCTGTCGTTCACGAACTACGACGGCATCGGGCCCACCAAGGGTGTGGGCATGGAGAACTACCGGCAGCTGTTCGAGGACCCGCAGGTCGCCACGTCGCTGATGAACACCCTGCTGTTCTCGGCGATGCGGGTGCCGCTGTCCATGGCGCTCGCCCTGGCACTGGCCATGCTGCTGCTACGGGTCGGCCGGGCCGCCGGGTTCTTCCGTACGGTGTTCTATCTGCCGGTGATGACGCCCTCGGTGGCCGTCGGCATCCTGTTCCTGCTGCTGTTCAACGGCAACATGGGCCTGATCAACAACGTGCTCGGCTTCTTCGGCGTCTCCGGCCCGAGCTGGACGACCGACGGCACGTGGGTCAAGCCGGGTCTGGTGCTGACCACCCTGTGGGCGCTCGGCGGCACCGTCGTGATCTATCTGGCGGCGCTGCGCAACGTGCCGCAGGACCTGTACGAGGCGGCCGAACTGGACGGCGCCAGCCGCTGGAAGGCGTTCCGGCACGTGACGCTGCCGCAGATCTCCGGCGCCCTGTTCTTCACCCTGATCGTCAACACGATCGCGTCACTGCAGACGTTCACGGAGGCGTACACCGCGTTCTTCGGCACCTCGAACGCGCAGACGTACAGCCACGAGGCGGCGCTGTTCTACGTCGTCTACCTCTTCCAGCAGGCGTTCCAGTTCATGCACATGGGATACGCCTCCGCGCTGTCCTGGCTGCTGTTCCTGGTGATCCTCGTCATCACGATCATCCAGGTGAAGGTGAGCAAGCGCTTCGTCTACTACGAGGGAGACACCCGATGA